The uncultured Paludibaculum sp. sequence CCCATAACTCCAAGGAACCGGAAGAAAATATTAGCGTGATACACTCATATTTGCCTCTCGCCGCCACCGCCGCCTTCTCCTTCGCCTCGATGCTATGCTGAAAACATGCTCAGGCGAGCCCGCTGGCTGATCCTGCTCGCCATAACCTCCATCATCGGTATCGTCTCTTTCATCTTCGTCGCCCAGCGCAAGGTCAACCGTCACAACCGCCCCAAAACCTCCGCACCGCTCCCCGCCAATACCTCCTTTGCCTCTCCCACCTGGGAATGGGAAAAGACCTCCGGCGACAAAACCCGCCTCAAGGTCCGCTCCAAACAGATGCAGCAGATCAAGGATCCCCCCGCCATCCTCTTCGAGGATCTCGAGATGGAGATCCACGACAAGAATGGCCTCAAGTACGACTTGGTCAAGAGCAAACACGCTTCCCTCGACCAGAAGGGCGGCGTCATGTACTCCGACGGCGAGGTGGAAATCACCACCAACCTCGGCATCGACGGCGCGCCCTCCGGCCGGCTCCTCAAGATCAAGACCTCGGGCGTCACCCTCGATGTGAAGTCCTCCAAAGTCAGCACCGAGCGCCCCACCACCTTCGAGTTCGACCAGGGCAACGGCCAGTGCGTCGGCGCCACCTACGACCCCGCCAACCGCGTCCTCCTGATGCATTCGGAGGTCAAACTGGACTGGCGCGGCAAGGACGACAAGAAACCGCCCATGCATCTTGAGTCCGGCACCCTCACCTACAATGAGGTGTCCACCGAGATCTACCTCACCCCATTTGCCAAGCTGCAGCGCGGCGGATTTCAGCTCGACGCCAAAGACACCGTCGTCTTCCTCAAGCAAGGCCTCCTCGACCACGCCGAAGCCAAGTCCGCCCAGGGCCACGACCAGATGCCCGCCCGGCTGGTGGAGTACGAGGCGGACGTCCTGAACATGTTCTTCACCCCAAAGGCGGAGATCGAGAGACTCGAAGCCGTCGACCACGCAAAACTCGTCTCCACCACGGCCGCCGGCAAGACCAACGTCACCGCCAACCGTTTCGACATGGACTTCGACACGCCCCAACCCGGCGCCAAGGACGACGGCAGCACGCTAAAGCACGTGCTGGCCCGTGGGAACTCCCGTGTCGAGTCACAAGCCGCGCCGAAGCCCGGAACAGTCCCGCAGGGTGCCCGCATCCTCACCAGCGAAGCCATCGAACTGCACATGCGGCCCGGCGGCAAGGAAATCGATCGCGTCGCCACGCTCGCCCCGGGCCAGGTGGAGTTCCTACCCGGCAAGAAGGGTGACCGCCATCGCACCATGACCGGAGAGCGCCTCTTCATCGACTACGGCCAGGACAACAACATCGAAAAAGTGCGCTCAGTGAACGTCGCCACCCGCACCGAGGCCGACCCGCGCCCGAACGACAAAGAGAAGAAGCCGGTCATCACCCTCACCCGCAGCCAGGACCTGCAGGCGTTCTTCGATCCGAAAACGGGCCAGATGGTCAAACTCGAACAGTGGAACAACTTCGAGTACGAAGAGGGCACCCGTCGGGCCACAGCCGACAAGGCAACCATGGATTCGCAGAAAGAGCTCGTCACCCTGGCCGGTCACGGCCGCATGTGGGACGAAACCGGATCCACCTCCGCCGACGAGATCCTGCTCGACCAGAAGTCCGGCGACATGACCGCCACCAGCAACGTCTCGTCCACTCGCCTGCCGGACAAGAAGGATACCGGCGAGGGCATGCTTTCCTCCAAGGAACCGTTGCAGGCTCGCGCCGCCAAAATGACTACGAAGGAGAAAAATCAGAAGATCCACTACACCGGCAACGCCGTGATGTGGCAGGCCAGCAGCCGCCTGCAGGCCAACGATATCTACATCGACAAGACCGCCAAGACCCTGGAGGCGGCCGGCAACGTGGTCAGCGAACTACCCGACCAGAAGGACCAGGCTGCGGCTGCGAAGAGCAAGAAGGCCAACCGCTTCACCATCGTCAAGGCGCCCTCGATGGTCTACTCCGACAAGACCAAACTGGCTACCTATACCGGCGGCGTGACGCTCGATCGCCCGGATATGAACGTGAAGTCCAGCCAGTTGCAGGCCTGGTTCGAAAACGAACCCACCAAGGAGGGCGGCGAGGAGACCAAACTCGATCACATGTTCGCCGACGGCAAGGTCGAGATCGTTCAGCGCGGCCCAGGCCGCACCCGTACCGGCAACAGTGAGCACGCCGAGTACTACCTCGACGAGGACAAAATCATCCTCAATGGCGGAGCTCCGGTTGTCGTTGATTCCAAGAAGGGCACCACCCGCGGCAACGAGATCATCTGGTACTCCCGTCAGGACAAACTCACCGTCGACAACACCGGAGCCGGACAGGCGGTCAGCCGCGTCAACCGGGCCGGAAAGAAGAAATGAGCCTCGTACACGCGCGTCTTTTGCCCGTCCTTCGTGGATAATACAAACAGTGGGCAATAACGGAAACGGCGACCCGCGCCGCACCCTTCGCACGGAAGAGATCTCGAAAACCTATCGTGGCCGCCGCGTGGTGGATAACGTTTCAGTCTCCGTCGAGATGGGCGAAGTCGTAGGCTTGCTGGGCCCCAATGGCGCGGGCAAAACGACATCGTTCTACATGATCGTCGGGTTGGTCAGCCCCGACTCCGGCCGTATCTATCTGGAAAATCAGGAGATCACCCCCCTCGCTATGTACGAGCGGGCGCGTGTTGGCATCAGTTACCTGCCGCAGGAAGCCTCCGTCTTCCGCAAACTCTCGGTGGAAGAGAACCTCCTGGCGATCCTGGAGACCCTCCCCATGTCTGGCCGCGAGCGCCGCGAGCGCCTGGAACTGCTGATGGAGCAGATGGGCCTCGAACAGGTTCGCAAGAACAAAGGCTACATGCTCTCCGGTGGCGAGCGCCGCCGTGTCGAAATCGCCCGTTCTCTCGCCATCAACCCACAGTTCCTCCTCCTCGACGAACCGTTCTCCGGCATCGATCCCATCCAGGTGCTCGAACTGCAGCGCATCATCTCCGACTTGAAGAAGAAGGGCATCGGCATCCTCATTACTGACCATAACGTACGGGAAACGTTGGCCGTAACGGACCGCGCCTACATCATCAACAACGGCCGCATCTTCCGCGCCGGCACCCCGGCCGCCCTGGCTATGGATCCCGACGTCCGCCGCATCTATCTCGGTGAGGGCTTCGAACTGGGTTCGTAAGCCGCCCACCCCCTGGCCGAAAAGGCTGGACATGGCGGGCCTCTGCGCTATGATGAGGTTCAGATGAGCCTGCTCTCTCCGAGACTTCAGCTCGCGGTCAAGCAGAAACAGATCCTCACTCCTGGGCTGGTCCAGATGGTGACGGTTCTCCAGTTGAATCGACTGGAACTGCGGGAAATGATCGCCCAGGAAATCGCCGAAAACCCCGTATTGGAAGATACAGGGGAGATCGGTGAGGAACTGACGCCTGCCGAAGTGCAGTCCCTCCTGGAACTGGAACGCGACCCGGCGCCGTCCGACGCCGCCGTCCTCCAGGTCACCAAGGACGCCGCCGCCGCGACCTACGAAGGAGACTCCGACGGCTTCGATGCTCCGGAAAACGCCGAGCCAGCCGCCCAAGCCGCCTCCGACTACGACACCCAGGTCTCCACCGACGCAGCCCAGGCCGTTGACCCCTTCGAACAGATCGACTTCGGCAACTACTTCGACGAGTGGATGGACCCGGGCTTCCGCTCCCCGGCATCTGAAGACTCCGACAAGCCCTCGTTCGAGACCTTCCTCTCCTCGCCGGTCACTCTGACTGAGCATCTCCGCCAGCAACTCGCTCTCCTGGTCATGGATCCCGAAGTCCGGGATGCCGCCGACGCCATCATCGGGAATCTTGACGACACCGGTTACCTTTGCATCTCGCTGGACGAGATCGCCGAAACCGAAGGCTACACCATGGATAGCCTTGAGGCTGCCCTCGAAGAGGTGCAGTGCCTCGAACCGGCGGGCATCGCCGCCCGATCCCTACAGGAGTGCCTCCTGCTTCAGTTGGAAAGCCGCCACGGCCGCGATGGCGTTGCCTGGCAGATCGTCAAGGACCATCTGAAGCTGGTCGAATCCAAGAGCGTCAAGGAGCTGACCCGCCTGCTTGGCCGGCCCATGGAACACATCCAGGTCGCACTGGAAGTGATCCGCCACCTCGATCCCAAGCCCGGCATCCGCTACTCCGGGCCCGGCGCCCGCCAGGTCGAACCGGACGTCTACATCTTCAAGGATGGCGACGACTACGTCATTCAGATCAGCGATGAGGATCTGCCGCAGCTCCGCTTGAACGGCGGGTATCGCCGCCTGCTCGACCGTGAGCAGGAGCCCGACAAGGATACCCGTAACTACATCAAGGAGCGCTTCCAGTCGGCCCTCCAGTTGATCCGCAACATCGAACAGCGAAAACAGACCATCGTGAAGGTCTGCCAGAGCATCGTCCGCCGCCAGACCGAGTTTCTCGAGGACGGCATTGATGAACTGCGGCCCATGATGATCAAGGACGTCGCCGAAGAGATCGGCGTCCACCCCTCCACGGTCAGCCGGGCGGTTGCCGGCAAGTACGCCCATACCCCGCAAGGGGTATTCGAACTGCGCTTCTTCTTCTCGGAAGCGGTGCAGGGTCCGTCGGGCGGCGGCATCCCGCTACAAACGTTGAAGCGCATGGTGAAGAAGATGATTGAGGAAGAAGACTCCGCGAAACCTCTCACCGACGATCAGATTGCCGCCAAGCTCCAGGCTCAAGGCATTCAGGTCACGCGCCGCACGGTGGCGAAGTACCGTGAGGATATGAAGATTCCCTCCACCCACCATCGCCGGGTACGCGACTGACCTGTAGTTTCACCTACCCGCGACCGATGAGTGAGCGGAGGAGAAAGGCACGGCCATGAAAATCACTTTTACTGGTAAACAGGATAAGCTGAATCCATCGCAGGAGCGCAAGCTTGCCATGGCGTTTTCGCGGCTCTCCAAGCTATTGGAACGCCGCGGCGAAAAGGAGGCCCAAGTCATCCTGGGCGTCCAACGCCACCTGCAGCATGCGGAGGTACGTGTCAACTTTTATGACCATACGCTGGTCGGCGCCGGCTCGGCGTCCGATCAGTTCACGGCCACCATGGACGCCGTCGACAAGGTCGAAAAGCAGGCCCTGAAGAACCGCGAGAAGTGGCGGGACACCAAACGCGATGGCACCAAACGCTCGCCGGCCGAGATCGCCGAGCCACTGCTTGCCGAGCCGGCCGCTAAGGCGGCCAAGGCGGCCAAGACCAAGCCGGCAAAGTCGAAACCCGCCAAGGTCGTCAAGGCCAACGCCAAGTCGAATGGCAAACCCATGACGGTGGAAGAGGCGATGATCGCCATGGAAGCGGATCAGGATTACGTCGTCTATCGCGACTCGGAAACCGACAAGGTGAGCGTCCTCATCCGTCGCCGTGACGGGAAAGTCGACCTGGTGGAGGCCTAAGCACATCGTTGTGGGAGTTCGCACACGTATCGGCGGTAAGCCGTCAGCGCTCAGCAATCAGCCCGTGTAGCTGACGGCCGAAAGCTGATCGCTGGCGGCTGTGTCGCAAACACGTCAACGTAATTCCGAACGCGAATGCTAAGCCTCGGAAT is a genomic window containing:
- the lptC gene encoding LPS export ABC transporter periplasmic protein LptC: MLRRARWLILLAITSIIGIVSFIFVAQRKVNRHNRPKTSAPLPANTSFASPTWEWEKTSGDKTRLKVRSKQMQQIKDPPAILFEDLEMEIHDKNGLKYDLVKSKHASLDQKGGVMYSDGEVEITTNLGIDGAPSGRLLKIKTSGVTLDVKSSKVSTERPTTFEFDQGNGQCVGATYDPANRVLLMHSEVKLDWRGKDDKKPPMHLESGTLTYNEVSTEIYLTPFAKLQRGGFQLDAKDTVVFLKQGLLDHAEAKSAQGHDQMPARLVEYEADVLNMFFTPKAEIERLEAVDHAKLVSTTAAGKTNVTANRFDMDFDTPQPGAKDDGSTLKHVLARGNSRVESQAAPKPGTVPQGARILTSEAIELHMRPGGKEIDRVATLAPGQVEFLPGKKGDRHRTMTGERLFIDYGQDNNIEKVRSVNVATRTEADPRPNDKEKKPVITLTRSQDLQAFFDPKTGQMVKLEQWNNFEYEEGTRRATADKATMDSQKELVTLAGHGRMWDETGSTSADEILLDQKSGDMTATSNVSSTRLPDKKDTGEGMLSSKEPLQARAAKMTTKEKNQKIHYTGNAVMWQASSRLQANDIYIDKTAKTLEAAGNVVSELPDQKDQAAAAKSKKANRFTIVKAPSMVYSDKTKLATYTGGVTLDRPDMNVKSSQLQAWFENEPTKEGGEETKLDHMFADGKVEIVQRGPGRTRTGNSEHAEYYLDEDKIILNGGAPVVVDSKKGTTRGNEIIWYSRQDKLTVDNTGAGQAVSRVNRAGKKK
- the lptB gene encoding LPS export ABC transporter ATP-binding protein codes for the protein MGNNGNGDPRRTLRTEEISKTYRGRRVVDNVSVSVEMGEVVGLLGPNGAGKTTSFYMIVGLVSPDSGRIYLENQEITPLAMYERARVGISYLPQEASVFRKLSVEENLLAILETLPMSGRERRERLELLMEQMGLEQVRKNKGYMLSGGERRRVEIARSLAINPQFLLLDEPFSGIDPIQVLELQRIISDLKKKGIGILITDHNVRETLAVTDRAYIINNGRIFRAGTPAALAMDPDVRRIYLGEGFELGS
- the rpoN gene encoding RNA polymerase factor sigma-54: MSLLSPRLQLAVKQKQILTPGLVQMVTVLQLNRLELREMIAQEIAENPVLEDTGEIGEELTPAEVQSLLELERDPAPSDAAVLQVTKDAAAATYEGDSDGFDAPENAEPAAQAASDYDTQVSTDAAQAVDPFEQIDFGNYFDEWMDPGFRSPASEDSDKPSFETFLSSPVTLTEHLRQQLALLVMDPEVRDAADAIIGNLDDTGYLCISLDEIAETEGYTMDSLEAALEEVQCLEPAGIAARSLQECLLLQLESRHGRDGVAWQIVKDHLKLVESKSVKELTRLLGRPMEHIQVALEVIRHLDPKPGIRYSGPGARQVEPDVYIFKDGDDYVIQISDEDLPQLRLNGGYRRLLDREQEPDKDTRNYIKERFQSALQLIRNIEQRKQTIVKVCQSIVRRQTEFLEDGIDELRPMMIKDVAEEIGVHPSTVSRAVAGKYAHTPQGVFELRFFFSEAVQGPSGGGIPLQTLKRMVKKMIEEEDSAKPLTDDQIAAKLQAQGIQVTRRTVAKYREDMKIPSTHHRRVRD
- a CDS encoding HPF/RaiA family ribosome-associated protein, yielding MKITFTGKQDKLNPSQERKLAMAFSRLSKLLERRGEKEAQVILGVQRHLQHAEVRVNFYDHTLVGAGSASDQFTATMDAVDKVEKQALKNREKWRDTKRDGTKRSPAEIAEPLLAEPAAKAAKAAKTKPAKSKPAKVVKANAKSNGKPMTVEEAMIAMEADQDYVVYRDSETDKVSVLIRRRDGKVDLVEA